Proteins encoded within one genomic window of Thermogemmata fonticola:
- a CDS encoding molybdopterin-dependent oxidoreductase, protein MPVYVNDKPVELGSERWNCIQAAQRAGVFIPHYCWHEALSVVASCRMCLVEIGEWKDGKVVMQPKVVPGCQTPVRDGMVIVTGEYERRDPSWPALPYDSAYLQGGPPGSRAKKAQADTLEGLLLNHPLDCPVCDKAGECLLQDYSFRYGRSTSRMVDAKNTPPNKPYISSKITLFTDRCIMCTRCVRFLREISGTAELCVTRRGHHEEIDIFPGRPLENKLAGNVVDLCPVGALGSKDFLYKQRVWYLQSRESVCCRCSTGCSIYVDCNKDIVYRLRPRYNPEVNGHFMCDEGRYGYHFNQSAERIRRACLIRRAGEGIEGSNGRSWLQWPVLLSYLRREWQNLAHSHARVAAVLSPFLTVEEAFLLATALRSLAPQVQLTMGPVPLIGEDDAYPKDVHGRAMEPAKFIIRAEKCPNRVGVAAVLRHFTGRVTPFSEVVEQEWDALWFAGGYPDAAVIDAALPVEWSPPPLLVVQDLFNSRLAQAARYLLPATTSFEKEGTYINHAGVAQTFRRAVRPPLEGRSELQLAHDLLGRTGLVQADQVRREAAQAIPALAHLGMAEQTPYGLRVELPTV, encoded by the coding sequence ATGCCTGTTTACGTCAATGACAAGCCAGTGGAGTTGGGTTCTGAACGATGGAACTGCATCCAAGCTGCACAAAGGGCAGGTGTTTTCATTCCCCATTATTGCTGGCATGAAGCACTGTCGGTTGTGGCATCTTGCCGTATGTGTCTGGTGGAGATCGGAGAGTGGAAAGATGGGAAAGTGGTGATGCAACCGAAGGTGGTGCCGGGCTGTCAAACACCTGTCAGAGACGGGATGGTAATTGTGACTGGGGAATATGAACGGCGGGATCCTTCCTGGCCGGCCTTGCCCTATGACAGCGCCTATTTGCAAGGCGGGCCGCCCGGCAGCCGGGCTAAAAAAGCCCAAGCCGACACCTTGGAGGGACTCCTGCTCAATCATCCGCTCGATTGCCCTGTATGCGACAAAGCGGGAGAATGCTTGCTGCAAGATTACAGTTTCCGTTACGGGCGTTCGACCTCCCGAATGGTGGATGCCAAAAATACACCGCCAAACAAACCCTATATCTCTAGCAAGATTACGTTGTTCACAGATCGCTGCATCATGTGTACGCGGTGCGTGCGATTTCTCCGGGAGATCAGCGGAACGGCGGAACTGTGTGTGACACGCCGTGGACATCATGAAGAAATCGATATCTTTCCCGGCCGTCCCCTGGAAAACAAATTGGCTGGCAATGTCGTAGATCTGTGTCCTGTAGGGGCTTTGGGAAGCAAAGACTTTTTGTACAAGCAGCGCGTGTGGTATTTGCAGAGTCGGGAAAGTGTCTGCTGCCGTTGTAGTACAGGTTGTAGTATCTATGTGGATTGCAACAAAGATATCGTCTATCGGCTGCGCCCGCGGTACAATCCCGAGGTGAACGGCCATTTTATGTGTGATGAAGGACGTTACGGCTATCACTTCAATCAATCCGCGGAGCGTATCCGCCGAGCGTGTCTGATCCGCCGGGCAGGAGAAGGAATCGAAGGAAGCAACGGTCGCAGTTGGTTGCAGTGGCCAGTGCTTTTGTCCTACCTCCGCCGGGAGTGGCAAAACTTGGCACATTCCCACGCCCGTGTAGCCGCCGTCCTCTCGCCATTTTTGACAGTGGAGGAGGCCTTTCTACTGGCAACTGCCTTGCGGTCCCTGGCTCCCCAAGTGCAACTGACCATGGGGCCGGTGCCCCTCATTGGTGAAGACGACGCCTATCCTAAGGATGTGCATGGTCGAGCCATGGAGCCGGCGAAATTCATCATACGTGCGGAAAAATGCCCCAATCGCGTTGGGGTGGCAGCAGTTCTCCGCCACTTCACAGGTCGAGTGACCCCGTTTTCAGAAGTGGTCGAACAGGAATGGGACGCTCTGTGGTTTGCAGGAGGATACCCGGATGCGGCGGTGATCGATGCTGCCCTCCCGGTCGAGTGGTCCCCCCCGCCCTTGCTTGTGGTGCAAGATCTATTCAACTCTCGCTTGGCCCAAGCCGCTCGTTACCTTCTGCCGGCGACGACCAGCTTTGAGAAAGAGGGGACTTACATCAACCATGCTGGAGTCGCCCAAACTTTTCGCCGGGCGGTACGCCCCCCCCTGGAGGGACGGAGCGAGTTGCAATTGGCTCACGATCTTCTGGGACGAACTGGCCTTGTTCAAGCAGACCAGGTGCGCCGGGAAGCCGCCCAAGCGATCCCCGCTTTAGCTCACTTGGGAATGGCAGAGCAGACACCCTATGGCCTGCGCGTAGAACTGCCAACAGTGTGA